The DNA segment GACGGGAATACCCACGGTAACCTTTATAGGCTATACGAACGTGGGCAAATCCACACTCTTTAACGCGCTTACGAACAGCGGCGTTATCGTTCGAAATAAATTGTTCTCCACACTGTCGCCTACAACCAGAAAGATAAGGCTGCCCGGAGGAAAAAATATACTGATTACGGATACGGTGGGGTTTATAAGCGACCTTCCCGGGGAACTGGTAAACGCTTTCAGGGCGACGCTCGAGGAGCTCGGAGGCTCTTCGCTTCTTCTCCACGTGGCGGATGCGAGCGACCCGATGGTCGGGGAAAGGATAGACTCTGTGAATAAAATACTCGAGCAGACGGGCTATGATTCCATCCCTCAGATGGTAGTACTCAACAAGCAGGACAGAGCGCCCCGGACGGAAGCCGCGAGGCTCGGCAGGATATATAACGCACCTCTTATCTCCGCAAAGGAAAAAGAATCTCTGCCCGAGCTTATGGAATTGATAGAAAGGGAAATACAGAGAATTACATCACCGGGCGATGAGGGAACAGGAATTGCCCTGAAATTAAAAACCGCGTAAAAAAAAAGCGGCGGGTCCTGGTAGCCGCCGCTTTTTAAATCATTCATCAAAAAGGCTTAATTTTAATTGTCAGTCTACTTCTACTTCGGCGGAGCCGCCTTTTATAACTTTGACGTTATCGCTTTTTCTCGTCACATCGAATCCCAGCTTAACGTGACCGTTCTCTCTCCCCACTTCCCAACCGTCAACCATGATTGTATCTCCCGGATATACTGGAGCAGTGAACCTGACACCCAGTGATTTCAATTTCCCGGGATCGCTGTCGAGATAACTCTCTATTATCGCCCGCATGGTCATGGACATAGTGCAGAGACCGTGAACGATAATCCCGCTCAGGCCCGCCTCCTTTGCCACATCCTCGTCAATATGAATCGGGTTCATGTCGTTTGAAGCCTTCGCGTACCTGTAGGTGATGTCCTCGGGTATCCTGATTATATCCCTAAAGGCGAGCGGCGGCGGCTCGGGAGTCTCCTTGGGCTTATTGCCGTTAGACGGCGCTTTTTTGGGCTTCTGCCCGCTTCCGCTGCCCCTTATGAAGAGACCCCAGTCGGACTCGACAACCTTCTCACCGTTCCCGTTCGTAGTTAGTACGTTTATTTTAAGAAGCTCGCCCGATCCCTTGTCTTCGATATCGGTGATTTTGGGAGTAAATGTGAGCTTGTCACCCGGTCTTATGGGCCTGTAGAATTTCATGTGCTGATCCCCGTGGACAAGCATGAGCACGTTCTTTTTGGCCTCATCAGGACCTCCGTGAAGCGCGGGGTCGCTCCAGAGCTTCTCCAGTATCGGAAGCTCGTAGGTTACGGCATAGCTCGGCGGGGCCATACCCGCCGGGTTTTCGTGATCAAAGGCGAAAGCGCCGTTGTAGTTGAAATAGCTCAGGTTGCGGGCGCCTATCGCCCACGCGTAATCAATAACCTCCTCCGTGCTTACCACATGCACGGTGGGTTCGAATTCCTTTCCTATATATTCTTTATTGAGTCCCATTTTCATCTCCTTCCTGCAAATTTCAGTATTTTTACCAAGCATTTCTTCGCTATTTTATATTGCATTAGCTTACATTTTTAAGACTGCGAAGAAAAACGTTATTATTCAAATTCTCAAAAGCAATTGTATTGCGTATACCAGATAATATGCCTGAAAAGATTGACTTAACAAAATGAAATAATCTAAGATTACTTTGGGAATTAATCATAGACAGTATATAAATTAATCGGAAAAGAGGCTTTTTGTCAAGTGATTTATTCGCACATGCAAATAATTTAGGCGATAGAGCCTACGCCGTTGCGAATGGCTTGTTAGGATACGCCGGAAAGAAATTTACAACTCTTTAATCAAACCGGGAGATCGGTATGGACAATAACCCTCACGGCAAATTATTTTTTAAGTAAAAACCTGTGATTCGGAAATCTTTGACGCATTTAAAGACAGATAATTCTACAAATTAGTCTATTCTCCTTCTCTTACGATGGAGATGAGTTTTCCGATAGCTCCGTCGCCGCACACACCTTCGAGACTTGAGATGGCGTCCGACAGCTCCTGAGCGGACTTCACCCGTATTCGGATTTCTATGTCGTTTCCCTCGAAGTAAGGTCCGGTCGTTATATTCACGTTTCCCGGTAAATTCATTGACTTCAGCGCCTCTGAGTACGTCTCCTCCACCCCTTTGAGTAAAGGGTAGCGAAGCTTCCCGAGTTCCGCTCTGAAATCGTCCCTGCCCCGGTCGCCAATCACGCCCTCTATCTCGTCTATTAGCTCTGAAACAGGCCTCTTGTCCCTTAAGGCGACCTCTTCAATTTCTTTTATAACCTGCCTGAATTCATTGTTATTTAATTTGTATTTGTCGAGAACGCGCGTGAGGATTAAAACCCTTTCATTCAGCGCCGTCTCGCTTAGAGTCTGGCACTGCTCTATGGTAATCCTTTCACGGTAATACGCCTCTTTTATTTCCTTTGCAAGCGAGGCCAGACCCAGATATCTGTCGTATTGCTTCCGCGAGGGAGGGATACCGAGAAAGGGAAGCGTATCGCTTATCATTTCCCTGTCCCCGAGCCCGAGCATGTCCCTGAACTTGATTACAAGGTCAGCAAGCTCCATATCGTCTAATCTTCCGCTATTGTCGTGGTATATGT comes from the Deltaproteobacteria bacterium genome and includes:
- a CDS encoding MaoC/PaaZ C-terminal domain-containing protein; amino-acid sequence: MGLNKEYIGKEFEPTVHVVSTEEVIDYAWAIGARNLSYFNYNGAFAFDHENPAGMAPPSYAVTYELPILEKLWSDPALHGGPDEAKKNVLMLVHGDQHMKFYRPIRPGDKLTFTPKITDIEDKGSGELLKINVLTTNGNGEKVVESDWGLFIRGSGSGQKPKKAPSNGNKPKETPEPPPLAFRDIIRIPEDITYRYAKASNDMNPIHIDEDVAKEAGLSGIIVHGLCTMSMTMRAIIESYLDSDPGKLKSLGVRFTAPVYPGDTIMVDGWEVGRENGHVKLGFDVTRKSDNVKVIKGGSAEVEVD